One region of Oryza sativa Japonica Group chromosome 5, ASM3414082v1 genomic DNA includes:
- the LOC4337691 gene encoding uncharacterized protein: protein MEAAAALTTTTGAQYSCCFGLAHGGAAQRRRRTAAGFGAARWSGRRLRALPPQVSEFLSPEQLVPGSPADTGDVSSLIPISALMLFFYFVSNWVVPELIMKDLQEPKKAEESEEAASSPAATMSVAGDGQPEAKIRLKVKKTKKNKKAAMKV from the exons atggaggcggcggctgcgctgacgacgacgaccggcgcCCAGTACAGCTGCTGCTTCGGTCTCGCGCATGGCGGCGCCGCAcaacggaggaggaggacggcggcgggtttcggggcggcgaggtggtcggggcggcggctgcgggcgctgccgccgcaggTGAGCGAGTTCCTCAGCCCCGAGCAGCTGGTCCCCGGCTCGCCGGCCGACACCGGCGACGTCTCCTCCCTCATCCCAATCAG TGCTCTGATGCTGTTCTTCTACTTCGTGTCCAACTGGGTGGTGCCTGAGTTAATCATGAAGGATTTGCAGGAGCCCAAAAAGGCTGAAGAATCAGAAGAAGCTGCCTCTTCACCGGCAGCAACCATgtcggtcgccggcgacggccaacCTGAAGCTAAAATCAGACTCAAGGTGAAGAAGACAAAGAAGAACAAGAAGGCTGCCATGAAGGTGTAG